The Lepus europaeus isolate LE1 chromosome 1, mLepTim1.pri, whole genome shotgun sequence genome contains the following window.
TTTTGGTTGATTCAAATCAGTGTCTGCATCTCCAGAGTATTCATAGCAACACATTTTCCTCATCAAGTTATTCTTGGAGTAATTGGTGGTAAATATGATCACTTACCTTTAGTTGTGTTATTTAAAGTTTTAGCTTTATTTGTATTATGTGTCAGATTCTCCGTGGTAATCAGTTCTTCAATTTCAGGGGTAATTCTGACGAACCGCAGATACTATGTTCTATCCTATGATCTTAAGTGGTTCAACACATCTCTCCTAGCCTCCAGGTACACAATGGCACAGTGTCACTTAATGGCATAAGTGCCTGTGTAGTGAGATGGGTTTTTCTGAAGTGACACTAGAACTGACTTCAACTCCCAAATCATCGCTTGAGGCAGTGTGCATGTGTCCAGGCTGGGAAGACTTAATAGGGACCTTCCAAGTGTCAGCCATGCCACTCTTTCTGAAGTGATGATCCCATAGCTGTGGACTACATTCAAAAAGCAACTGCTTTGTAATCCTAAAGCTCTGTTCCCCACACACTTTCAGCCCCACACACTTGGCAAGGGCTCTGTAAGTTAATTGGCTACGGCAATTGAAATACTAATTGCAAGCCCCTAGATCAGTGCTCTGACTATGGAGTGGGTTGTCACTCACCACGACTGACTTCCCACTGATCCTGCTGGGTTACTATAAATAAAGACCACGGGGCACAGGTGTGTCTGTAGTTAGACAGCTGGTAGAACTTGGTAAACAAGACCAGTGATAAAGCCCTATATCATTGAACTCCACGGCTAAGTTCAGTAACCTAGCAGGATCCATTCACTGGCGCTCAAGGGCTCATACGTCAGTGTCTCTTTGCAACCCCCAGGCATGCTGGTGGCAGAGGCCTTTGAACACACTCCAGGCATCCAGACGGCCAGCCTGAGCACCTACCTGAAGACcaacctcttcctcttcctgtttgCGCTCGGCTTCTACCTGCTTCTCAGACTGCTCGACATTGACCTGCTCTGGTCCGTTCCCATCGCCAAAAAGTGGTGCGCCAACCCCGACTGGATCCACATCGACACCACGCCTTTTGCTGGGCTGGTGAGAAACCTCGGGGTCCTCTTTGGCTTGGGCTTTGCAATCAACTCTGAGATGTTCCTTCTGAGCTGCCGAGGGGAAAACGGCTACAAGCTGAGCTTCCGGGTGCTCTGCGCCATGACCTCGCTGACCACGCTGCAGCTCTACCATTTCGTCAAGATCCCCACTCACACGGAGCACCTGTTTTATGTGCTGTCCTTCTGTAAAAGTGCGTCCATCCCTCTGACCGTGGTCGCTCTGATTCCCTACTGCATCCACATGTTAATGAAGCCGAGCGAAAAGAAAACTAACTAGATCGAGAAGGAGTAAgtgccccagagcccaggccccggcGTCTCCTCCCCACACCCGCGGAGCCGCAGCTTCCTCCTCCGAGGTCGCGCCCCGCTCCGCCCGCGCGTAGGTTTAGCTTGGCCTTCAccgaggtttttgttttgttttagtttaccACGTTTGAAAACCAGACTCTTTGACATAAAAATCggaatttctgtatatttttaaaaatttgacagtgAGGCCACACAGGGCCTGCCTTCCCTGCCGGAGAGAGTTGCCTGGAAGTGAATCCGGATTGTCGCCCGTGAGGAGGCATGGACAGGTCCATTTTATCACAGCCTTCAGCACGTAAACAACACATCAGGCTGGTCTGCTTCTGGTTGCTGTCAGCATCTTAGTGTCAAACCCAACCCCCTCAGTTTTCAAAGATAAGGAAAAGAGAGGTCCATCCTGGAGAGCAAAGATGCCTGCGGCTACACCACTGTTAGAACAGGAATTTGAACCCGAGACTTTAGGATGCACATCCCCAGGACACTGGATTTTGTTTTCCATAATTAAAAATAGCAGTAAGTGCGaatgccttttttgttttttaggttCTGCGATGATTGCCGTGTAAGACAActatttttccagaaatgacaCTTTATCAGTTTGACTTACTCCCTCATGCAGGGTTTTAACAGAGCCGTAACGGCCCTACATATGAACATGTAAGAACACACGTGGGAAATGAGCCGGAGGGGCTACTGTCTAGACTTGAACTTCTTCTGATTTCTGTTGAAGCACTTAGTAATGCTTCTCAATATTTCAATAAATTCTGCTCAAGATACTGTGCCAGAACATTTGCCAAAAAAGATTTATCTCTTATTTACCTAAAAAAGGCTTGTCCCTTCACTATGACGTTCTCATGCTCTATTTTTAGGAGCCAATCTTCCAAAACCAAGGAAATCAAGTGCCTTTCTCAGTCAACCAGGAAAACATTAAATGTTTATATCCATTTGCTGGAATTAATCTTTGTGTGTAATAAACTGCGATGGAAATCCACAGCTTTACTTTAGAAAATTATTCTTCACAGACTATAAATATTTTACTATCAATATTTCTCAGCAAAGAGCTCTTCCCCTCATTGTATCCAATAATTCTGAACTTTAGCCTGTTAACTCATTTCAATCAAGTTCAAGAAttgtgtctgatttttttttttaacttttatttaatgaatataaatttccaaggtacagcttatgggttacaatggctccccccctcccgtaacttccctcccgcccgcaaccctcccctctcccgctccctctccccttccattcatgtaaggattcattttcaattctctttgtatacagaagatcagcttagtatatattaggtaaagttttcaataTTTGTCTGATTTTGTTACATGTTGATGTCTTCTATAAACTTTCTCAAGACTATAAATACATGAATGATTTTAGATGAGAACATATTAAATAatccaaaaatatttatggaaatagGTAAAGAGAGGGCTATTTGACAAGATTCTAGTTGGGAATAACAAAACctctaaaaatcttaaaaaaaatacacttggCCCCTTTCCAAGTGCATTTATAGACTACACTAAATACTTTTTATAAAACACactaaatagcttttttttttttaaaggtaactGATTCTTAAGAACAAAACTGAGGCATGAGGAACGATTATCTTAAGaatgaaatttatttcattttgatgaaaCATTTGAGGTGAAAATTCAACACCCCTTTTACATTTTACCTTTAGAAGGTCACTCCAgtcttttagatttttctttaaaaagttttacttatttatttatttgagaggtagagttacagacagaaagagggagagacagaaaggttttccatctgctggttctctctccaaatggctgcaatggccggagccgcactgatctgaagtcaggagccaggagcttcttctgggtcccccaagtgggtgcaggggcccaaggacttgggccatcttctactgctttcccaggccatagcagagagctggatcggaagtggagcagctggaacatgaaccggcactgatgggggatgctggcaccgcaggtggaggcttagtctactatgccacagcaccatccctcaCTCcagtcttttaacattttttttaaaagatttgtttatttagttgaaaaagttacacagagagagaaggagaggcagagagagagacagagagaggtcttccatccattggttcactccatagttggccacaatggctggagctgcaccaatctgaagccaggagccaggagcttcttctgggtctcccacgtgggtgcaggggcccaaggatttgggccatcttctactgctttcccaggccacagcagagaacttgattggaagtggagcagccgggactcaaaacggtgcccatatgggatgctggcactgcaggcatcagctttaccggctaagccacagtgccggtccccaccAAGTCTTTATGATGGATTTGCCTCATAGCTTCTGCACATGTTGGAGATCTGAGTCCTGTCTCAGAGCCCCTTGTCAAAGCTTCATACCAGGTTAGTAATGTTTGTCTTGAAGAACCCTCCATCCCAGCACAGTCTCACCCTGTTCCCACCAAGACTGGAGGAAACTGGGGCATTAACAGCCAGGGCACTCTGCTTTAAGGCTTTACTGTTCCATTAAAGCCATTCTCCATTCCCACCGAGAGACTCTCTTCAACAACCCTGAAGCACTGTCTGTTGGGTGACACGTGATTCTTTGAGAGGGAGTAGGATGAGAAGTGGATTAATTTTCTACAATTAATCCCCAACGACTCTACTTCTACTTACCATAAAGCCTTAGcagccccatgtgaagagacttCCCCTCTGATTCTAGTTGAAATCTCCTGGAGAGAGCCAGATGGCAGGAAAAT
Protein-coding sequences here:
- the G6PC2 gene encoding glucose-6-phosphatase 2 isoform X1, producing MDFLHRNGVLVIQHLQKDYRAYYNFLNFMSNVGDPRNIFSIYFPLWFQLNQTVGTKMIWVAVIGDWFNLIFKWILFGHRPYWWVQETQIYPNHSSPCLEQFPTTCETGPGSPSGHAMGSSCVWYVMVTAALSHTVSRMDKFSVTLHRLTWSFLWSLFWLIQISVCISRVFIATHFPHQVILGVIGGMLVAEAFEHTPGIQTASLSTYLKTNLFLFLFALGFYLLLRLLDIDLLWSVPIAKKWCANPDWIHIDTTPFAGLVRNLGVLFGLGFAINSEMFLLSCRGENGYKLSFRVLCAMTSLTTLQLYHFVKIPTHTEHLFYVLSFCKSASIPLTVVALIPYCIHMLMKPSEKKTN